The following proteins are co-located in the Ornithodoros turicata isolate Travis unplaced genomic scaffold, ASM3712646v1 Chromosome16, whole genome shotgun sequence genome:
- the LOC135372670 gene encoding BEN domain-containing protein 5-like, whose amino-acid sequence MMEDHLKAISTTLARVEEKIDQHEYVSPETTMLSEPPLKKANFQTDGVTVTINETVSMPLDQWLHCQREKKESLFVRSMALALWGKDTLKNRSTEGRVSNRFRKQPEATAKPQLSPEKIGVLEDCFEDWLVKRGASGPCLKERLNSLKGHLISALLDAARPAKDTPTTPTNATS is encoded by the exons ATGATGGAAGATCATTTGAAAGCTATCAGCACAACTTTAGCACGAGTTGAGGAAAAGATAGACCAACACGAATATG TATCCCCTGAAACAACCATGCTATCAGAGCCTCCTCTCAAAAAAGCTAACTTTCAGACGGATGGAGTCACT GTAACCATCAATGAAACTGTGTCAATGCCACTCGATCAGTGGCTGCACTgtcaaagagaaaagaaagagagtcTTTTTGTGCGGAGCATGGCACTGGCTTTGTGGGGGAAGGATACACTCAAGAACAGGTCGACAGAAGGACGGGTGTCGAATCGGTTTAGAAAGCAACCTGAAGCTACGGCAAAACCCCAACTCTCACCAGAAAAAATTGGTGTCCTAGAAG ACTGCTTTGAGGACTGGCTCGTGAAGCGTGGTGCCAGTGGTCCATGCTTGAAAGAAAGGTTGAACTCCCTGAAAGGCCACCTGATTTCAGCTCTACTGGATGCTGCAAGACCAGCAAAAGACACACCGACCACACCCACAAATGCCACCTCATAA